In Magnolia sinica isolate HGM2019 chromosome 12, MsV1, whole genome shotgun sequence, a single genomic region encodes these proteins:
- the LOC131221398 gene encoding uncharacterized protein LOC131221398, whose amino-acid sequence MAFYPRLLNRSVDCLYDSFGESKLTEGHDPLKKLNTLVWGDFNRPAYVVALVISSLLLLAIIIFFGSYKRLSRNKLLKGALWAAYFLPFYIISNTFGLMQSPPYLNEMHAIWAVLLLLIYGSANSTLYSIQDNQQGKSRALQEIIILYLACWLYSLHHHRHVFEYPLLLILVLTTIKLGARLIIMNSRYSPSLGLKRRTKLLADYMRQEQGMSNETDPVRMKGYKYLVMGEEKAKVTTNGHWDMDHINDRIVTVEKIWDCKNMPLLSDGGDPGGHLKYMCLSFALVKMLVRRFRKYPLYESHLPKTWNFVRDGLFSNDDHERAFQVIEVELSFLYDYFYSLLPVIFSDKKSFLSTIILYLIAEILMLGASIWIAILLMSFPVHRMTYRGFIFGSRDLRICNVFVNWLERCDMNDMQWVNQFCKKPTLDRPTHTHVWGTCVVIGVFVGMQILQLLSVVFSDWTKVWLLCQYVQKPFLQQSKWEGVLGFVFRPPFMRSKHWRRKMGQYFLLSSFNYHRAPCCFLYRSFTGTPRRGQKASSSVELSPHVKKAVIHTLLNNGQRLTNGVSSLRKNKVLAELSGECIFESNTYTILVWHVATSFCVMEHEANCQEKGKDLGKIELNRDVATSLSGYCAYLVAFVPSLLPDPPDNTELLFDATISETRELLKKCRNTEAELYKKLSNMGNGNIENGKTIVEKGVKLGNQLLSMLPDEGRKWKVLADFWAEMILFLAPSDNEMAHAESLANGGEFITHLWVLLTHAGILKRNPSQLDEENPSAVSSSQEEAALASQHME is encoded by the coding sequence ATGGCTTTCTATCCCCGCTTGCTGAACCGGTCGGTCGATTGCTTATATGATAGTTTTGGAGAAAGTAAATTAACAGAAGGTCATGATCCCCTGAAAAAACTCAATACCTTGGTTTGGGGTGATTTTAACAGACCTGCATATGTTGTGGCACTCGTCATCTCCAGCCTTTTGCTCCTtgccatcatcatcttctttggcTCATACAAGCGTCTTTCTCGCAACAAGTTGCTCAAGGGGGCTCTATGGGCAGCCTACTTTCTGCCCTTCTACATCATATCAAACACCTTTGGTCTGATGCAATCACCACCGTACCTTAATGAGATGCATGCAATCTGGGCCGTGCTTCTCCTTCTCATTTACGGAAGTGCAAACTCCACTCTCTACAGCATCCAAGACAACCAGCAAGGAAAGTCGCGCGCCTTGCAGGAAATCATTATACTCTATTTGGCTTGTTGGTTGTATTCTCTGCATCATCATAGACATGTGTTCGAATACCCACTTCTATTGATTTTGGTTCTTACCACCATCAAGTTGGGTGCTAGATTGATAATAATGAACTCTAGGTATTCACCATCGCTTGGGTTGAAAAGGAGAACTAAACTGCTTGCCGACTACATGAGACAGGAACAAGGAATGAGCAATGAGACAGATCCCGTCCGTATGAAAGGATACAAGTACTTGGTCATGGGAGAAGAGAAAGCGAAAGTGACAACCAATGGACATTGGGACATGGATCACATCAATGACAGAATTGTAACGGTTGAGAAGATTTGGGACTGCAAAAATATGCCACTTCTCTCAGATGGAGGTGACCCAGGTGGCCATTTGAAATACATGTGCCTGTCATTTGCCTTGGTAAAGATGCTCGTACGTCGATTCAGGAAATACCCTTTATATGAATCTCATCTTCCAAAGACTTGGAACTTCGTACGTGATGGGCTTTTCTCAAATGATGATCACGAAAGAGCCTTCCAAGTCATCGAAGTAGAGCTATCATTCCTTTATGATTACTTCTATTCTCTGCTCCCAGTAATCTTTAGTGACAAGAAGTCATTCCTCAGTACAATTATACTATATTTAATTGCAGAAATCCTTATGTTGGGAGCTAGTATTTGGATTGCAATACTTCTTATGAGTTTCCCAGTACATCGGATGACTTACAGAGGATTCATATTCGGCTCTCGTGACCTTAGAATCTGCAACGTATTTGTTAATTGGTTGGAGAGATGTGACATGAATGACATGCAATGGGTCAATCAATTCTGTAAAAAACCTACCCTAGATAGACCCACCCATACACATGTTTGGGGTACCTGTGTGGTGATAGGAGTATTTGTCGGAATGCAGATTTTGCAACTCCTCAGTGTTGTTTTTTCAGATTGGACCAAGGTATGGTTGCTGTGCCAATATGTCCAGAAGCCCTTCTTACAACAAAGTAAGTGGGAAGGAGTGCTGGGGTTCGTTTTCCGTCCACCGTTTATGAGATCGAAACATTGGCGAAGAAAAATGGGGCAgtactttcttctttcttctttcaatTACCACCGTGCACCATGCTGCTTTCTCTATCGTTCTTTTACGGGTACGCCAAGAAGAGGGCAGAAAGCCAGTAGCTCTGTAGAACTGTCTCCACATGTGAAGAAAGCTGTTATTCATACATTGCTAAATAATGGACAGCGATTAACAAATGGGGTTTCTTCTTTGAGGAAAAACAAGGTACTAGCAGAGCTCTCTGGGGAATGTATATTCGAGTCaaacacatacaccatcttgGTTTGGCACGTTGCTACCTCGTTTTGTGTCATGGAGCATGAGGCTAACTGCCAGGAAAAGGGAAAGGATTTGGGTAAGATAGAACTGAATCGTGATGTTGCCACCAGCTTATCTGGATATTGTGCCTACTTGGTAGCTTTTGTTCCGTCATTGTTGCCTGATCCTCCAGATAATACTGAATTATTATTCGATGCAACAATATCAGAAACAAGAGAATTACTAAAAAAATGCAGAAACACTGAGGCTGAGTTGTATAAGAAGTTGAGTAACATGGGGAATGGCAATATTGAGAATGGAAAAACTATAGTAGAAAAAGGCGTGAAACTTGGGAACCAACTATTATCAATGctaccagatgaagggagaaaatggAAGGTATTGGCAGATTTTTGGGCGGAGATGATATTGTTCCTTGCACCATCGGATAATGAAATGGCCCATGCTGAAAGTCTAGCCAACGGTGGAGAATTCATCACACATTTGTGGGTTTTGCTTACTCATGCAGGAATCCTCAAAAGAAACCCCTCTCAGCTTGATGAAGAGAACCCTTCTGCAGTTTCCTCCAGTCAAGAGGAAGCAGCTTTGGCTTCTCAGCACATGGAATAG